In Bubalus kerabau isolate K-KA32 ecotype Philippines breed swamp buffalo chromosome 4, PCC_UOA_SB_1v2, whole genome shotgun sequence, one DNA window encodes the following:
- the LOC129651526 gene encoding interferon beta-3-like: MTYRCLLPMVLLLCFSTTALSGSYSLLRFQQRWSTVVSQKLLGQLPATPQHCLEARMDFQVPEEMNQAQQFRKEDAILVIYEMLQQIFNILIRDFSSTGWSETIIEDLLVELYGQMNRLQPIQKEIMQKKNFTMGDTTVLRLKKYYLNLMYYLKSKEYNRCAWTVVQMQLLRNFSFLKSLTTYLRD, from the coding sequence ATGACCTACCGGTGCCTCCTCCCGATGGTTCTCCTGCTGTGTTTCTCCACCACAGCTCTTTCCGGGAGCTACAGCTTGCTCCGATTCCAGCAAAGGTGGAGCACTGTGGTGTCTCAGAAACTCCTGGGGCAGTTACCTGCAACGCCTCAACATTGCCTCGAGGCCAGGATGGACTTCCAGGTCCCTGAGGAGATGAACCAAGCACAGCAGTTCCGGAAGGAAGATGCCATATTGGTCATCTATGAGATGCTCCAGCAGATCTTCAATATTCTCAtcagagacttctccagcactggCTGGTCTGAGACCATCATTGAGGACCTCCTTGTGGAACTCTATGGGCAGATGAATCGTCTGCAGCCAATCCAGAAGGAAATAATGCAGAAGAAAAACTTCACTATGGGAGACACAACTGTTCTTCGCCTGAAGAAATACTACCTCAACCTCATGTACTACCTGAAGTCCAAGGAGTACAACAGGTGTGCCTGGACAGTCGTGCAAATGCAATTGCTCAGGAACTTTTCTTTCCTGAAGAGCCTAACAACTTACCTCCGTGACTGA
- the LOC129651527 gene encoding interferon beta-3, which produces MTYRCLLPMVLLLCFSTTALSGSYSLLRFQQRRSAAVCQKLLGQLPSTPQHCLEARMDFQVPEEMNQAQQFRKEDAILVIYEMLQQIVNILTRDFSSTGWSETIIEDLLVELYGQMNRLQPIQKEIMQEQNFTMGDTTVLHLKKYYFNLVQYLESKEYNRCAWTVVQVQILTNFSFLTRLTAYLRD; this is translated from the coding sequence ATGACCTACCGGTGCCTCCTCCCGATGGTTCTCCTGCTGTGTTTCTCCACCACAGCTCTTTCCGGGAGCTACAGCTTGCTCCGATTCCAGCAAAGGCGGAGCGCTGCGGTGTGTCAGAAACTCCTGGGGCAGTTACCTTCAACGCCTCAACATTGCCTCGAGGCCAGGATGGACTTCCAGGTCCCTGAGGAGATGAACCAAGCACAGCAGTTCCGGAAGGAAGATGCCATATTGGTCATCTATGAGATGCTCCAGCAGATCGTCAATATTCTCaccagagacttctccagcactggCTGGTCTGAGACCATCATTGAGGACCTCCTTGTGGAACTCTATGGGCAGATGAATCGTCTGCAGCCAATCCAGAAGGAAATAATGCAGGAGCAAAACTTCACCATGGGGGACACAACCGTTCTTCACCTGAAGAAGTACTACTTCAACCTCGTGCAGTACCTGGAGTCCAAGGAGTACAACAGGTGTGCCTGGACAGTCGTGCAAGTGCAAATACTCACGAACTTTTCTTTCCTGACGAGACTAACAGCTTACCTCCGTGACTGA